ACGCCTGCTACATCGACGGCCTGTGCCGCAAGCCCGACGAGCTCGACGACACGGGCTGCGGGAAATGCATCCCGTCGAAGAGCAAGCTCGAGTGGACCCCGGTCCCCGACCGCTGCCTGATCGACGGCGCCTGCTACACGCCGGGCGCGACGAACCAGGGCGGCTGTGGCGAGTGCGTCCCCGCCGAGAGCCCGACGCGCTGGCGCGTGAAGGGCGCCGCGTGCCTCATCGGAAACGTCTGCCGTACGAGCGGCGAGCTGGACCCCACCGCCTGCGCGGCCTGCGCGCCCGACAAGAGCAAGACCGACTGGAGCCCTCTCTCCGGCAAGTGCGTGATCGCCGGGGTCTGCTTCTCCGACGGGCAGAAGGACGCGACCGGGTGCCTGGCCTGCAGCACCGCGCAGAACCCGAAGGACTGGAGCCCTGCCGCCGGCAGTCAGACGAGCTTCTGGGACTTCGAGAGCGGTGCGCTCCCCATCGGCTGGGCCGTGCTGAACAAGGACCCCGTGGTGGGCTGGCAGGTGAGCCCGCGCCGGCCGTTCGCGGGCAAGCAGAGCGTCTATTACGGCCACCCGAAGAACGGGAACTACGTCTCGGGAGGCGCGAACCGCGGCACGCTCACGACCTCCTCGGTCGCGCTCCCGACGGGCAAGAAGGCGGCCCTCCGCTTCCGCCTCTGGATGGACACCGAGGCGGGCGAGAACTACGACCGGTTCGCGCTCACCGCGCTCGACGGCGCGGGTAACACTGTGGTCTGGAAGAAGACCAGCGCCACCGTGCCCCGCATGCGCCAGTGGCTGGAGATCCTCGTGGACCTCACGAGCCTCGCCGGCCGCACCGTGCGCCTCGAGTGGAAGCTCGACACGGGGGACGGCATCGCCAACCAGGGCGAGGGCATCTACATCGACGACGTGACGGTCTATACGAACTGCCCCTGAATGCGGCTGGGCGAAGACCACAAGCGATTCATTTCCAGACTTGTTAAAGGACTATTAACAGGTCAGTATTAAATCCATGAAAGCGCTGCGCGTCTCGGAAGACATCGTCCCCGTGAGCGAGTTCAAGGCCCAGGCCGCCGAGTGGTTGCGACGTCTGACGACCACGGGACAGCCCCTGGTGATCACCCAGAACGGCAAGCCCGCCGGCGTTCTTCTCTCGCCCGAGGCCTACGACGAGCTCGCCGAACGGGCGCGCTTCGTCGCTGCAGTAGAGGATGGGCTCGCCGATTCGCAGGCCGGCCGCTTGACCGACCAGGCCACGTTGGCGGCGGAGCTGAAGGCCCGGTATCGCGCGCGCCCCCGCCGATGACCTCCCGAGGGCGCGGCGGACGACGGCGCGGCGCCCGGCCCGTCGTACGCTGGACCGATCGAGCTCGCCGGGACCTACTCCAGATCGGCGACCACATCGCGGCGGATAACCCGGCGGCCGCTGAGAGCTGGGTGGCGAAGCTCCTGGAGCTCGCGGCCCGCGCGGGCGCGCTTCCTCGTGCCGGACGCCGCGTCCCGGAAATCGGCCGCGACGACGTCCGGGAGGTCTTCCTGCGGACCTATCGACTGGTCTACCGCGTCACCGACGACGGCATTCACGTGCTCACG
The genomic region above belongs to Deltaproteobacteria bacterium and contains:
- a CDS encoding choice-of-anchor J domain-containing protein, with the translated sequence MRHRAAALSLCLAACGGAPSGPTSDAAPAADGALFRCETPGRACNAHDPCAIDPVCGPDHLCRATRFQLCDDGLDCTENLCEGSGACRFAPKPGFCALPIRQPGKTTELRCFKAEERSPLDPCQSCDPTGDPTAWHPATGGSCDDKNGCTKDDYCNAGRCTGTYYGEKCADGLSCTDDLCDGKGGCLGNQLRASSCLVDKKCFTAGDTDAKSCSSCEPKTSQEAFTPLAVFCRINGLCYKPGQKDDTGCYVCDPVRNPNDWSAVAGLCLIDGACFRKGDTNDGGCGVCDPSLSSSAWSIPGDACYIDGLCRKPDELDDTGCGKCIPSKSKLEWTPVPDRCLIDGACYTPGATNQGGCGECVPAESPTRWRVKGAACLIGNVCRTSGELDPTACAACAPDKSKTDWSPLSGKCVIAGVCFSDGQKDATGCLACSTAQNPKDWSPAAGSQTSFWDFESGALPIGWAVLNKDPVVGWQVSPRRPFAGKQSVYYGHPKNGNYVSGGANRGTLTTSSVALPTGKKAALRFRLWMDTEAGENYDRFALTALDGAGNTVVWKKTSATVPRMRQWLEILVDLTSLAGRTVRLEWKLDTGDGIANQGEGIYIDDVTVYTNCP
- a CDS encoding type II toxin-antitoxin system Phd/YefM family antitoxin gives rise to the protein MKALRVSEDIVPVSEFKAQAAEWLRRLTTTGQPLVITQNGKPAGVLLSPEAYDELAERARFVAAVEDGLADSQAGRLTDQATLAAELKARYRARPRR
- a CDS encoding type II toxin-antitoxin system RelE/ParE family toxin is translated as MTSRGRGGRRRGARPVVRWTDRARRDLLQIGDHIAADNPAAAESWVAKLLELAARAGALPRAGRRVPEIGRDDVREVFLRTYRLVYRVTDDGIHVLTVSEGHRLLPREVLADDALKGGNE